The following are encoded in a window of Lagenorhynchus albirostris chromosome 3, mLagAlb1.1, whole genome shotgun sequence genomic DNA:
- the LRRTM2 gene encoding leucine-rich repeat transmembrane neuronal protein 2, producing MQAPMCSEEWLSSLHPELFYGLRKLQTLHLRSNSLRTIPVRLFWDCRSLEFLDLSTNRLRSLARNGFAGLIKLRELHLEHNQLTKINFAHFLRLSSLHTLFLQWNKISNLTCGMEWTWGTLEKLDLTGNEIKAIDLTVFETMPNLKILLMDNNKLNSLDSKILNSLRSLTTVGLSGNLWECSPRICALASWLGSFQGRWEHSILCHSPDHTQGEDILDAVHGFQLCWNLSTTVTAMATTYKDPTTEYTKRISSSSYHVGDKEIPTTAGIAVTTEEHFPEPDNAIFTQRVITGTMALLFSFFFIIFIVFISRKCCPPTLRRIRQCSMIQNHRQLRSQTRLHMSNMSDQGPYNEYEPTHEGPFIIINGYGQCKCQQLPYKECEV from the exons ATGCAGGCTCCAATGTGctcagaagaatgg CTGTCATCTCTGCACCCAGAGCTCTTCTATGGCCTCCGGAAGCTACAGACCTTGCATTTACGGTCCAACTCCCTGCGGACTATCCCAGTACGCCTGTTCTGGGACTGTCGTAGTCTGGAGTTTCTGGATTTGAGCACAAACCGTTTGCGAAGTTTGGCTCGCAATGGATTTGCAGGATTAATCAAACTGAGAGAGCTTCACCTAGAGCACAACCAGCTGACGAAGATTAATTTTGCTCATTTCCTACGGCTTAGCAGTCTGCACACACTCTTCTTGCAATGGAACAAAATTAGCAACTTGACATGTGGGATGGAGTGGACCTGGGGCACTTTAGAAAAGCTAGACCTGactggaaatgaaataaaagccatcGACCTGACAGTGTTTGAAACGATGCCTAATCTTAAAATACTCCTCATGGATAACAACAAGTTAAACAGCCTTGATTCCAAGATCTTAAACTCCCTGAGATCCCTCACAACCGTTGGCCTCTCTGGCAATCTGTGGGAATGCAGCCCTCGAATATGTGCTTTGGCCTCCTGGCTGGGCAGTTTCCAAGGTCGGTGGGAGCATTCCATCCTATGCCACAGCCCCGACCACACCCAAGGAGAGGATATACTAGATGCAGTCCACGGATTTCAGCTCTGCTGGAATTTATCAACCACTGTCACCGCCATGGCTACAACTTATAAAGATCCAACCACTGAATATACAAAAAGAATAAGCTCATCAAGTTACCATGTGGGAGACAAAGAAATCCCAACTACTGCGGGCATAGCAGTTACTACTGAGGAACACTTTCCCGAACCAGACAATGCCATCTTCACTCAGCGGGTAATTACGGGAACAAtggctttattgttttctttcttttttattatttttatagtgttCATCTCCAGGAAGTGCTGCCCTCCCACTTTAAGAAGAATTAGGCAGTGCTCAATGATTCAGAACCACAGGCAGCTCCGATCCCAAACACGACTCCATATGTCAAACATGTCAGACCAAGGACCATATAATGAATATGAACCCACCCATGAAGGACCCTTCATCATCATTAATGGTTATGGACAGTGCAAGTGTCAGCAGCTGCCATACAAAGAATGTGAAGTATAA